A part of Corynebacterium mustelae genomic DNA contains:
- the purL gene encoding phosphoribosylformylglycinamidine synthase subunit PurL, producing the protein MTTFNDTVEQAIKNPDAQQPYASLGLKDDEYARIKEILGRRPTDAELAMYSVMWSEHCSYKSSKVHLRYFGETTTEEMGAKILAGIGENAGVVDIGDGNAVTFRVESHNHPSYVEPHQGAATGIGGIVRDIMAMGARPIAVMDQLRFGPADAPDTSRVLPGVVSGISHYGNCLGLPNIGGETIFDESYAGNPLVNALCVGTLKVEDLKLAFASGLGNKVMLFGSRTGLDGIGGVSVLASDTFEEGAERKLPAVQVGDPFAEKVLIECCLDLYKAGVVVGIQDLGGAGLSCATSELAAAGDGGMEINLDNVPLRAKNMLAAEILCSESQERMCAVVRPEDVEKFTKICEHWGVPCAEIGEVTDGKHLIIRHKGEVVVDAPAHTIAHEGPVYTRPFARPEWQDELQQFGGVEKPTDAEKIKKALLDMISSPALCSRAFITDQYDRYVRGNTVQAQHADAGVLRIDEETNRGVAVSADASGRYTKLDPNSGARLALAEAYRNVAVTGARPVAVTNCLNFGSPEDPGVMWQFREAVHGLADGCKELGIPVSGGNVSFYNQTGTEAILPTPVVGVLGVLDDVRESIGNQLRTVEAQEELYLLGETFDEFGGSIWQQVSGAGLSGMPPKVDLANEEKLVNFFANPNVVTAAHDLSEGGLGAAIMEMAIQAGCGVTLDLSEVHADFFTALFSESASRAVVATTDGAAVAARAAELGIPCVKIGMTSSEDKFEAGHREVTVALSLAELSEAWSATLPTLFGHAIGANSVIE; encoded by the coding sequence ATGACTACTTTCAATGACACCGTTGAGCAGGCGATTAAAAACCCAGATGCGCAACAACCATATGCATCGTTGGGGCTAAAAGACGACGAATACGCCCGCATTAAAGAAATCCTGGGTCGTCGCCCAACCGACGCGGAATTGGCCATGTACTCCGTCATGTGGTCGGAGCACTGTTCTTATAAGTCATCCAAGGTGCACCTGCGGTACTTCGGTGAAACCACTACCGAGGAAATGGGAGCAAAAATTTTGGCTGGTATCGGCGAAAACGCCGGTGTGGTCGATATTGGTGACGGTAATGCGGTGACTTTCCGGGTGGAATCCCATAACCACCCGTCCTATGTGGAGCCGCACCAAGGCGCCGCTACCGGTATTGGTGGTATCGTGCGCGACATCATGGCGATGGGAGCCCGCCCGATCGCGGTCATGGACCAGCTACGGTTTGGCCCGGCGGATGCTCCGGACACCTCCCGGGTTTTGCCAGGTGTTGTTTCCGGTATCTCGCATTATGGCAATTGTCTCGGCCTGCCAAATATTGGCGGTGAGACCATCTTCGACGAGTCCTATGCTGGCAACCCGTTGGTTAACGCGTTGTGTGTGGGAACGTTGAAGGTGGAAGACCTCAAATTGGCTTTCGCTTCTGGGTTGGGTAACAAGGTAATGCTGTTTGGGTCGCGCACTGGTTTGGACGGCATTGGTGGTGTGTCCGTGTTGGCCTCCGATACCTTTGAAGAGGGCGCCGAGCGTAAACTGCCTGCGGTACAGGTGGGCGACCCATTTGCCGAGAAGGTTCTGATTGAATGCTGCCTGGACTTATATAAGGCAGGCGTGGTTGTGGGTATTCAGGACTTGGGTGGTGCTGGATTATCGTGTGCCACCTCTGAACTTGCGGCTGCCGGCGACGGCGGCATGGAAATCAATTTGGATAATGTTCCGCTTCGTGCGAAGAACATGCTGGCTGCTGAGATTTTGTGCTCGGAATCCCAGGAGCGTATGTGCGCGGTGGTGCGGCCAGAGGACGTCGAAAAGTTCACAAAAATCTGTGAGCATTGGGGCGTACCGTGCGCTGAGATTGGTGAGGTCACTGATGGCAAGCACTTGATTATCCGCCATAAGGGAGAGGTTGTGGTGGACGCCCCAGCACACACCATCGCCCACGAGGGGCCGGTGTACACGCGGCCGTTTGCCCGCCCGGAGTGGCAGGATGAACTGCAACAGTTTGGCGGCGTCGAAAAGCCAACTGATGCGGAAAAGATCAAGAAGGCGCTTCTGGATATGATTTCCTCACCGGCGCTTTGTTCGCGGGCGTTTATTACCGATCAATATGATCGCTATGTGCGCGGTAACACGGTACAAGCACAGCATGCGGATGCCGGTGTGCTGCGTATTGACGAAGAAACCAACCGAGGTGTAGCGGTTTCTGCGGATGCTTCGGGACGCTACACCAAACTCGATCCCAATTCTGGTGCCCGGTTGGCGTTGGCGGAAGCATACCGCAACGTGGCGGTTACCGGCGCCCGCCCGGTTGCGGTGACCAATTGCCTGAACTTTGGTTCCCCAGAGGACCCGGGGGTGATGTGGCAGTTCCGTGAAGCAGTTCACGGTTTGGCTGATGGTTGTAAGGAATTGGGCATTCCGGTTTCCGGCGGCAACGTGTCTTTCTATAACCAAACTGGCACTGAGGCGATTTTGCCTACCCCGGTTGTTGGGGTGCTTGGCGTGCTTGACGACGTCCGAGAGTCGATCGGAAACCAGCTACGCACAGTGGAAGCGCAAGAAGAGCTTTATCTGCTGGGTGAAACTTTCGACGAGTTCGGCGGTTCCATTTGGCAGCAAGTTTCTGGTGCTGGGCTATCAGGCATGCCGCCGAAGGTTGATCTGGCTAACGAAGAAAAACTGGTGAATTTCTTCGCCAACCCGAACGTGGTTACCGCTGCCCACGACCTTTCCGAAGGCGGCTTAGGGGCAGCGATCATGGAGATGGCGATCCAAGCAGGTTGTGGTGTCACATTAGATCTGTCTGAGGTGCATGCGGACTTCTTTACCGCGTTGTTCTCTGAGTCGGCGTCGCGCGCTGTGGTGGCGACAACCGATGGGGCTGCGGTGGCGGCTCGTGCGGCGGAATTGGGGATTCCGTGCGTGAAGATCGGCATGACTAGCAGCGAAGATAAGTTTGAGGCTGGACATAGGGAAGTCACGGTTGCGCTGTCATTAGCGGAGCTAAGCGAGGCATGGTCTGCAACTCTTCCGACATTATTTGGGCACGCGATAGGAGCTAATTCGGTTATCGAGTAG
- the purQ gene encoding phosphoribosylformylglycinamidine synthase subunit PurQ, which produces MSAKIGVITFPGTLDDVDAARAVRYSGAEAVSLWHADYDLKGVDAVVVPGGFSYGDYVRTGAISALAPVMQSVIDAAGKGMPVLGICNGFQILTEAKLLPGALTRNQGLHFHCVDTHLVVENADTAWTSSLTAGDKILIPAKHGEGRFQASAETVRMLEDEGRVVFRYTDNFNGSLNAIAGITNETGRVVGLMPHPEHAIDTLTGPSTDGLQLFLSAVGTIAA; this is translated from the coding sequence ATGAGCGCAAAAATCGGAGTTATAACGTTCCCCGGCACGCTTGACGACGTCGACGCCGCCCGCGCGGTGCGATATTCAGGTGCCGAAGCTGTGAGTCTGTGGCACGCTGATTATGATCTCAAAGGCGTCGATGCGGTGGTAGTACCTGGTGGGTTTTCCTACGGCGACTACGTGCGCACCGGCGCTATTTCTGCTCTTGCGCCTGTAATGCAGTCCGTGATCGATGCGGCGGGCAAGGGCATGCCGGTGTTGGGCATTTGTAATGGTTTTCAGATTCTTACTGAGGCGAAGCTTTTGCCAGGCGCGCTGACGCGGAACCAAGGATTGCATTTCCACTGCGTCGATACGCATTTGGTGGTGGAAAACGCCGACACGGCGTGGACCTCCTCATTGACAGCTGGGGATAAGATTCTCATACCTGCTAAGCACGGAGAGGGTCGGTTCCAGGCGTCGGCGGAGACGGTGCGTATGTTGGAAGATGAGGGTCGGGTGGTGTTTCGCTACACCGACAATTTCAATGGTTCGCTCAACGCCATTGCTGGTATCACGAACGAAACTGGCCGTGTGGTGGGTTTGATGCCGCACCCAGAACACGCTATTGATACTTTGACTGGGCCGTCCACTGACGGTTTGCAGTTGTTCCTGTCGGCTGTTGGCACTATCGCTGCTTAA
- the purS gene encoding phosphoribosylformylglycinamidine synthase subunit PurS — translation MARVVVNVMLKPEILDPQGQQVVRGLGLLEIEGVSDVRQGKRFEIEVDDTVTKEQVEKMAEKLLANTVIEDYDIIFEA, via the coding sequence GTGGCCCGTGTAGTTGTGAACGTGATGTTGAAACCCGAGATTTTGGATCCCCAGGGGCAGCAGGTTGTCCGTGGTTTGGGCTTGCTTGAAATTGAGGGGGTTAGCGATGTTCGTCAAGGTAAACGCTTCGAAATTGAAGTGGACGATACGGTAACTAAAGAGCAGGTTGAAAAGATGGCTGAGAAGCTTCTTGCCAACACTGTTATTGAAGACTACGACATCATCTTCGAGGCGTAA
- a CDS encoding glutathione peroxidase: MSIYDIEVTTNDGTTTTMADWAGHLLLIVNTASKCGYTPQYELLQDLFNDYAHRGLFVIGVPCNQFAEEEPGTDKQIAEFCSTNYGVSFPLLAKSDVNGPNAHPLYTFLKGDGPDIEWNFEKFLVSPDGEVVGRFAPAMEPDEMPIINMIEQYLPI; this comes from the coding sequence ATGAGTATTTACGATATCGAGGTCACCACAAACGATGGCACTACAACGACAATGGCGGATTGGGCGGGACATTTATTGCTGATTGTCAATACTGCCTCTAAGTGCGGTTATACCCCGCAGTACGAGTTATTGCAGGATTTGTTTAATGACTACGCCCACCGGGGTCTTTTCGTTATCGGGGTTCCATGTAATCAATTCGCAGAGGAGGAACCGGGTACGGATAAGCAGATCGCGGAGTTTTGTAGCACGAACTATGGGGTGAGCTTCCCGCTGCTTGCCAAAAGTGACGTCAATGGCCCCAATGCGCACCCGCTATATACGTTCTTAAAGGGTGATGGCCCGGACATTGAGTGGAATTTTGAGAAGTTTCTGGTATCGCCAGATGGTGAGGTTGTGGGTAGGTTTGCGCCAGCTATGGAGCCGGACGAAATGCCGATCATTAACATGATTGAGCAGTATTTACCTATCTAA
- a CDS encoding S9 family peptidase, producing MTINAPIAAQKPHTRSHHGIDFNDNYEWLREKESPETIAYLEEENAYTEQETSNLAELKENIFQEIKSRVKETDMSVPTRAGDFWYYGRSVEGKSYGISCRLAVDEEHDPWVPPVIDEAEAAPGEQVLLDLNELAEGHDFFALGASSVTTSGRYLAYSVDTAGDERFTLRIKDLDTGELLPDVIEDVYYGATWAGEEYLFYQRVDDAWRSDSVWRHRIGTDASEDVRVFHEADERYNVGVGGTRSEKYLMIEVASKVTSEVWVLEQDNPTGEFRVIRPREEGIEYVVEHAVLEDKDAWLVTHNAHGPNFELGWMWAEDQLGNFGDLTVLVEHNDDVRLEGADTFRDQIVIAYRKDAISRAAIMKLNDGHLGSFEELSFDEELYSLGIAGNPEWDAPVLRMSYTSFITPNKVYDYVVATGEKRLLKEQEVLGGYNPDDYQAHRVWVKAKDGAEIPVSVIHRADLDFSKPNPTLLYGYGAYEISIDPGFSVARLSMLDRGMIFAIAHVRGGGEMGRGWYENGKMLKKRNTFTDFIAVADFFLADNITTRDMLVADGGSAGGLLMGAVANMGGDRFKAIEANVPFVDPLTSILMPELPLTVPEWEEWGNPYADPQVYHYMASYAPYENIEAKPYPNILAVTSINDTRVLYVEPAKWIAKLRATATDGKFLLKTEMAAGHGGVSGRYEKWHQTAFEYAWLINQATGLEA from the coding sequence ATGACTATCAACGCCCCCATTGCGGCACAAAAACCCCATACCCGCAGCCACCACGGCATCGACTTTAACGATAACTACGAATGGTTACGGGAAAAAGAATCTCCCGAAACTATTGCCTACTTGGAAGAAGAAAATGCCTACACAGAGCAAGAAACCAGTAATCTTGCGGAGCTGAAGGAAAACATCTTTCAGGAAATCAAGTCTCGGGTGAAAGAAACTGACATGTCTGTGCCAACCCGGGCGGGCGACTTTTGGTACTACGGTCGCAGCGTGGAGGGCAAGTCCTACGGCATTTCCTGTCGGCTAGCCGTCGATGAAGAGCACGACCCATGGGTTCCACCTGTCATCGACGAAGCGGAAGCCGCGCCGGGTGAGCAGGTGCTGCTTGATCTTAATGAATTGGCAGAAGGCCATGACTTTTTCGCACTTGGTGCCTCCTCGGTGACCACTTCCGGCAGGTACCTGGCTTATTCGGTTGATACGGCTGGTGACGAACGGTTTACCTTGCGCATTAAGGATCTCGACACCGGTGAGCTGCTGCCCGATGTTATTGAGGATGTCTACTACGGTGCTACCTGGGCGGGCGAAGAGTATTTGTTCTACCAGCGGGTTGACGACGCGTGGCGTTCCGATTCCGTCTGGCGGCACCGAATTGGCACGGATGCCAGTGAGGATGTGCGGGTTTTCCACGAGGCTGATGAGCGCTACAACGTTGGTGTGGGTGGTACCCGCAGCGAAAAATACTTGATGATCGAGGTTGCATCGAAGGTAACCAGCGAGGTATGGGTATTGGAACAAGACAACCCTACCGGTGAGTTTCGGGTGATTCGTCCGCGTGAAGAGGGCATCGAATACGTCGTCGAGCATGCGGTTCTAGAGGACAAAGATGCGTGGTTAGTTACCCACAATGCTCATGGTCCTAACTTTGAATTAGGTTGGATGTGGGCTGAGGATCAGCTTGGCAATTTCGGCGATCTTACCGTGCTTGTGGAACACAATGACGATGTTCGCCTTGAGGGGGCCGATACGTTCCGCGACCAGATTGTCATCGCCTACCGTAAGGATGCGATCAGCCGGGCTGCGATAATGAAGCTTAACGACGGCCACCTGGGGAGCTTCGAAGAGCTAAGCTTCGATGAGGAACTCTACAGTCTCGGCATAGCTGGCAATCCGGAGTGGGATGCGCCAGTTTTACGCATGTCCTACACCTCGTTCATTACCCCAAATAAGGTCTATGACTACGTGGTTGCAACCGGGGAAAAGCGACTTTTGAAAGAACAAGAGGTACTTGGCGGCTACAACCCGGATGACTATCAAGCCCACCGGGTATGGGTGAAAGCTAAAGACGGTGCGGAGATTCCAGTCTCCGTTATCCACCGTGCTGACCTTGATTTTTCAAAACCAAACCCCACCTTATTGTACGGCTATGGTGCCTACGAGATTTCCATTGACCCTGGTTTCTCCGTGGCCCGTCTGTCCATGTTGGATCGCGGCATGATTTTTGCCATTGCGCATGTGCGTGGTGGTGGCGAAATGGGTCGTGGCTGGTATGAAAACGGCAAGATGCTGAAAAAGCGCAATACCTTCACTGACTTTATCGCGGTGGCGGATTTCTTCCTGGCGGATAACATAACCACTCGGGATATGTTGGTAGCCGATGGTGGTTCCGCCGGTGGCTTGTTGATGGGTGCGGTGGCGAATATGGGCGGTGACCGGTTTAAGGCGATCGAAGCGAACGTCCCATTTGTCGATCCGCTCACGTCGATCCTTATGCCAGAGCTACCGTTGACCGTGCCGGAGTGGGAAGAGTGGGGTAACCCATACGCTGATCCACAGGTGTACCACTACATGGCCAGCTACGCGCCGTATGAGAATATTGAGGCCAAACCCTACCCCAATATCCTCGCCGTAACCAGCATCAACGATACTCGGGTGTTATACGTTGAGCCAGCAAAGTGGATCGCTAAACTTCGCGCTACCGCGACCGACGGCAAGTTCCTGTTGAAAACCGAAATGGCGGCAGGGCACGGCGGCGTATCTGGCCGGTACGAAAAGTGGCACCAGACTGCTTTCGAATACGCGTGGTTGATTAACCAAGCAACCGGACTCGAAGCCTAA
- a CDS encoding phosphoribosylaminoimidazolesuccinocarboxamide synthase encodes MRPELSQYNHVSAGKVREIYEIDEENLLMVVSDRISAYDHILDTEIPDKGRVLTAMSMFFFDNIDFPNHLAGGIDDPRIPEEVLGRAMVCKKLKMVPFECVVRGYLTGSGLKEYQETGAVCGIELPEGLVEASKLPEPIFTPATKADIGDHDENVTFEQVVEKLGEARANELRDASIRIYAEAAKMAEEKGLILADTKFEFGIDEDGSLVLADEVLTPDSSRYWPAAGYQAGKVQPSFDKQFVRNWLTSAKSGWDKDSQLPPPPLPGSVVEATRERYVEAFERITGLKFSCWIGCCA; translated from the coding sequence ATGCGTCCTGAACTCTCCCAGTACAATCACGTCTCTGCGGGTAAGGTTCGTGAGATCTACGAGATCGACGAAGAAAACCTGCTCATGGTCGTTTCCGACCGAATTTCGGCGTATGACCACATCCTGGACACCGAAATTCCAGACAAGGGTCGAGTACTCACCGCGATGAGTATGTTCTTTTTTGACAACATCGATTTCCCCAACCACCTGGCAGGCGGTATCGACGATCCCCGAATTCCAGAAGAAGTATTGGGTCGTGCGATGGTGTGCAAGAAGCTGAAAATGGTGCCGTTTGAATGCGTTGTGCGCGGTTATCTCACCGGTTCGGGGTTGAAAGAATACCAAGAGACTGGTGCCGTTTGCGGCATTGAACTTCCAGAGGGGCTGGTTGAAGCATCAAAGCTACCGGAGCCGATTTTCACCCCAGCAACCAAGGCAGATATTGGTGACCATGATGAAAATGTCACCTTTGAGCAGGTAGTTGAGAAGCTCGGCGAAGCCCGTGCGAATGAATTGCGCGATGCCAGCATTCGTATTTATGCCGAAGCGGCGAAGATGGCTGAGGAGAAGGGCCTGATCCTTGCGGATACAAAGTTTGAATTTGGGATCGACGAGGATGGTTCCTTGGTGCTTGCCGACGAGGTACTGACCCCAGATTCTTCCCGCTATTGGCCTGCAGCGGGGTACCAGGCGGGTAAAGTTCAGCCAAGCTTTGATAAACAGTTTGTGCGCAACTGGTTGACTTCCGCGAAGTCCGGTTGGGATAAAGACTCCCAACTTCCGCCACCGCCACTTCCAGGCTCAGTGGTTGAAGCCACGCGGGAACGCTACGTGGAAGCGTTTGAGCGGATCACGGGACTGAAATTCTCTTGTTGGATTGGTTGCTGCGCCTAA
- a CDS encoding class I SAM-dependent methyltransferase: MDTVSHTLFFPLLGRSQAATEYPDLFTQPPFGNAEEIARKTQTPAQPLGKFPAFVYGLRHEITVIMAKRYLESHPGAAIVNLGCGLDQLAHDLTDYECTVYNLDFPSVIEVRQKWLTALANEVDLPYSLTDTAWFDQVDGTKGVIAIAAGVFYYLEPTAVAKFIDEFGKRFPGAWLTYDSESLRVIRMSERSIAKKGTPTTMPFKLDNPFEVRSFSPTIANVSVNYNFVNYLPAALRRTIPRQIRAAFWFFEKIKGMYQVTITFNGTSLR, encoded by the coding sequence ATGGATACCGTTTCCCACACTCTTTTCTTCCCGCTGCTTGGCCGCTCCCAAGCCGCCACCGAGTATCCGGATCTTTTCACACAACCGCCATTCGGGAACGCTGAGGAGATCGCGCGTAAGACACAAACCCCCGCACAACCGTTGGGAAAATTTCCCGCATTTGTGTATGGATTGCGGCATGAAATCACCGTTATCATGGCCAAACGCTACCTTGAAAGCCATCCCGGCGCGGCGATTGTGAACCTTGGGTGTGGATTAGATCAATTGGCGCACGACTTAACTGATTACGAATGCACCGTCTATAACCTTGATTTCCCCTCCGTAATCGAGGTGCGCCAGAAGTGGCTGACCGCGCTTGCCAACGAGGTTGATCTGCCTTATTCGCTCACGGATACAGCATGGTTTGATCAGGTTGATGGGACCAAGGGTGTTATCGCCATTGCAGCTGGGGTGTTTTATTACCTGGAGCCTACAGCGGTTGCGAAGTTCATAGATGAATTTGGGAAGCGGTTTCCTGGTGCGTGGTTAACCTACGACTCCGAGTCGCTGCGGGTGATACGAATGAGCGAACGCTCGATTGCGAAAAAGGGTACTCCGACCACAATGCCGTTTAAACTGGATAATCCGTTCGAGGTTCGTTCTTTCAGCCCGACTATCGCAAATGTTTCAGTTAACTATAACTTCGTTAATTACCTTCCCGCCGCTTTACGACGCACCATACCGCGCCAAATCCGTGCAGCCTTTTGGTTCTTCGAGAAGATCAAAGGCATGTACCAAGTAACCATTACGTTTAATGGAACTTCCTTAAGATAG
- the purB gene encoding adenylosuccinate lyase codes for MSGVAEKNLIANVLSNRYASAELSQLWSAETKIILERQLWVAVMRAQRDLGVDIPADAISAYEAVIDQVDVESIAQRERITRHDVKARIEEFNELAGFEHVHKGMTSRDLTENVEQLQIYRSLELVRDKAIAVVARIAQHAANYKNLVMAGRSHNVAAQATTLGKRFASAAEELLIAIERVEGLLARYPLRGIKGPMGTAQDMLDLMGGDESKLASLETLIADHLGFSRVFDSVGQVYPRSLDFDAVSALVQLGAAPSSLAHTIRLMAGNEIVTEGFKEGQVGSSAMPHKMNARSCERVGGMQVILRGYLTMVADLSGQQWNEGDVFCSVIRRVALPDAFFALDGMFETFLTVLDEFGAFPAMIDRELERYLPFLATTRILMAAVRSGVGRETAHEVIKENAVAVALNMRENGGEQDLIARLAADDRLPLTETELNDALADRHAFIGSAESQTERVYARVQDLVNRYPEAAAYNPGDIL; via the coding sequence ATAAGCGGCGTGGCTGAAAAGAATTTGATCGCAAACGTCCTGTCCAATCGCTATGCCTCTGCGGAGCTTTCGCAACTGTGGAGTGCTGAGACGAAAATCATCTTAGAGCGACAGTTGTGGGTGGCTGTCATGCGTGCCCAACGAGATTTGGGAGTCGATATTCCTGCTGATGCGATTTCCGCTTATGAAGCTGTGATCGACCAGGTGGATGTGGAATCGATCGCGCAGCGGGAACGGATCACTCGCCACGACGTGAAAGCGCGGATTGAAGAGTTTAACGAGCTTGCGGGCTTTGAGCATGTGCATAAGGGCATGACGTCTCGCGACTTGACGGAAAACGTCGAGCAGCTGCAAATTTACCGCTCACTGGAATTGGTGCGGGATAAAGCCATCGCGGTTGTGGCTCGCATTGCACAGCATGCCGCAAATTATAAGAACCTGGTTATGGCTGGGCGATCCCATAATGTTGCTGCCCAAGCCACCACGTTGGGTAAACGGTTTGCTTCGGCAGCTGAAGAGTTGCTCATCGCAATCGAGCGGGTGGAAGGGTTGTTGGCGCGTTACCCATTACGTGGCATTAAAGGGCCGATGGGTACTGCCCAGGACATGTTGGATCTCATGGGGGGTGACGAGTCTAAACTAGCGTCGTTGGAAACCCTTATTGCCGATCACCTTGGCTTCAGCCGTGTATTCGATTCGGTCGGCCAGGTTTATCCACGTTCGTTGGATTTCGACGCAGTTTCCGCATTGGTGCAGCTTGGTGCAGCGCCCTCGTCGCTTGCTCATACGATTCGGCTTATGGCCGGTAATGAGATAGTCACCGAAGGCTTCAAAGAAGGTCAGGTTGGGTCGTCGGCTATGCCGCATAAAATGAATGCACGATCCTGTGAACGGGTGGGTGGCATGCAGGTTATCCTGCGTGGTTATCTAACGATGGTTGCGGATCTTTCCGGTCAGCAGTGGAATGAAGGCGACGTATTCTGCTCGGTTATCCGTCGTGTAGCGCTGCCCGATGCGTTCTTCGCACTTGATGGAATGTTCGAAACCTTCCTCACCGTGCTGGACGAATTTGGCGCATTCCCAGCAATGATCGACCGCGAGTTGGAACGCTACCTGCCGTTTTTGGCAACCACCCGCATTCTCATGGCAGCAGTGCGCAGCGGTGTCGGCCGGGAGACAGCCCACGAAGTAATTAAGGAAAACGCTGTCGCCGTGGCGTTGAACATGCGTGAAAACGGTGGGGAACAAGACCTCATCGCGCGTCTTGCTGCCGACGACCGATTGCCACTAACCGAGACGGAGCTTAACGACGCGCTGGCTGACCGTCATGCCTTCATTGGCTCTGCCGAGTCACAAACTGAACGTGTATATGCGCGGGTGCAGGACCTAGTCAACCGATATCCTGAGGCCGCAGCTTACAACCCTGGCGATATTCTTTAA